Within the Deltaproteobacteria bacterium genome, the region TCGATGAAGTCGGAGGCAAGCAGGTTGTCCATGCCGTCGATCTCGGCCTGCATATAGCCGGCGGTCTTGTTGTAGTTCGGCTCCGGCCTGGCGAGGTCGATAGGCCGGTGGGCGACATTGAAATCGCCGCAGGCAATGACCGGTTTTTCCGACGCCAGCCCTTTAAGATAAAGAAGAAAGTCGGCATCCCACTGTCGACGGTATTCGAGGCGCTTCAACTCGCTGCCGGAATTCGGGGTATAGACGGTCACCAGCAGGAACGCGTCAAAATCCATGGCTATCACGCGACCCTCCTGGTCGTGAGCTTCCATGCCCATGCCCAGGCGCACGGCCGTCGGCGCCCTTTTGGTCAGCACGGCAGTTCCGGCATACCCCTTTTTAACGGCCGAATTGGAATAGATATGGTAACCGCCGATGTCGGCCAGGGCCTCTTGGACCTGTCGATCCTGGGCCTTGGTCTCCTGGATACAGAGAATGTCGGCCTGCATGGCGGACAGGGATCCTTTAAAATCTTTTTTCACGGCGGCACGGATGCCGTTGACGTTCCAAGAGACGATGCGCATTTTTTCTCCCCTAATAATTATATCTCCCCGTGTACGTTTTCGGCGTGATTGCCTTGAGTTCCCGCTTGATCTCCTGCGAAAGATCCAGGCCGTCGATAAACGCGGCAAGCGTTTTCCGGTCGATCCTGGCATGGGTCCTCGTGAGGGCTTTGAGCGCTTCGTAGGGTTTCGGATAGCCCTCCCGGCGAAGAATGGTCTGGATGCCTTCCGCCACGACGGCCCACTGGTTATCCAGGTCGTTATCGATGGCGGTTGCGTTGAGAATCAGCTTGCCGCATCCCCGCTGCACGCTTTTGATGCCGATGAGGGTGTGACCGATGGGTACCCCGATATTGCGCATAACGGTTGAATCGGTGAGGTCGCGCTGCATCCGCGATATGGGCAGCTTGGCCGATAGGTGCTCGAACAGGGCGTTGGCCACCCCGAAATTGCCTTCGGCATTCTCGAAATCGATGGGGTTGACCTTGTTGGGCATGGTCGATGACCCGACCTCTCCCGCTTTGATTTTCTGTTTGAAATAATCGAAGGCGATGTAGGTCCAGATATCCCGGCAGAAATCGATCAAAATGGTGTTGATGCGCTTCAGGTTGTCAAACAAGGCGCCAAGGTGGTCATAAGGCTCTATCTGAGTGGTGACCGCCGATCGTTTCAGCCCCAGCGTCCGATTGACAAAGCGGTCGGCAAACCCAATCCAGTCGATCTCCGGATAGGCCGCGTAGTGGGCGTTGAAATTGCCCGTGGCCCCGCCGAACTTGGCCGCAAAAGGGATATGTTCGGTCAGGGCGAGCTGTCCGGTCAAGCGGTCTGCGAAGACAAAAATTTCCTTTCCCATGCTGGTGGGGGACGCCGGCTGTCCATGCGTGCGCGCCAGCATCACCACGTCCCGCCATTCATGGGCCATCGCCTTCATCCACTCCAAAATCGATTCCAGTCCCGGCTTGAGAATGTTTTCCCAGGCGGCCTTGAGGCACAGCGGTGCGGCCGTGTTGGTGACATCCTGCGACGTCAGGCCGAAATGGATAAATTCGGAAAAGGCCCCTGTGCCCAGTCGGTCAAAGGCTTCCTTGAGAAAGTATTCGACAGCCTTGACATCGTGGTTGGTCTCTTTCTCGATCGCCTTGACGCGCAGGGCATCTTCATCGGAAAAGTCGGCAATGATCTGCCGCAAGGGGGCGTACCGATCATGCGGGAATCGCGCCAGCTGCGGCAGCGGAATCTCACACAGGGCGATGAAATATTCGACTTCCACCATCGCGCGGTGGCGAATGAGCGCCTGCTCTGAAAAGTAGGCGGCCAGCGGTTCGGTTGCACGGCGATAGCGTCCATCGACCGGGGAAATGGCGCTTAAGGGGGTCAGGGTGTTTGTCATGTTCCTACCTCACCATTGCAAACAGGCGGTTGGCATTGCATCCAGGATCGACTGACCAATGGATTGTTTTCTGCTCAATGCAGTGCAAAAAAGCCGTTTCTAATGTAAATTATATTTTTAATTTCAGGCTGTTGATTTCTTTAAACGCTTATCGGCTCATCCAAAAAAATGGATGGTGCATGGGTCATTTTTCTACGGGTACTGGATAATGACTGCTGGTTTATAAAAGAAGCGTTGGTAAATGTCAATTATTCCCATTTGAAATCGATACCGGCCCAACCGACGAGGAAGACGGCAGTTGGGCCGGTATCGATTTCAACAATTTCTATCGTGTTTGTCAGAATAACGTTCCGTATGCCCTGAGAGAGTGGCGGGTTTATTTTCCAAATTGAAATTTAGTAGAGGTGGCAGCGCACCCGCCGCTCCTCGTCCCCGCTCTCCGCCGGATACCTTGTGCGGCACACGGCCATCGCTTCCGGACAGCGCGGGTGAAACGGACAGCCGGGAGGCGGATTGGCCGGTGACGGCATGCTTCCGGACAGAACGATCTTTTCGCGGCGATGGCTGCCGGGAACCGGTATCGCGTCGACAAGCGCACGGGTGTAGGGGTGCCTGGGCTGCTGGATGACCGCCGCCGTCCTGCCGTATTCCACTATTTTTCCCAAATACATGACCGCCACGCGGTGGGAAATGTGGCTAACGACGCTCAGATCGTGGGAGATGAAAAGATATGCCAGACCGTACTTTTTTCTCAGGTCCAGCAGGAGGTTGATGATCTGGGCCTGAACCGACACGTCCAGAGCGCTCACGGGTTCGTCGCAGACGATGAAATCGGGTTTCAGGGAAACCGCCCTGGCAATGTTGATCCGCTGACGCTGCCCCCCGGAAAACTCGTGCGGATACCTGTAGATCATATCTGCGCTGAGGCCGACTTCCGCCATCAGTTTACCGGCAACGGCCTCCCTGTCGCCATCCAGCAGGCCGAATTGGATCATGCCCTCGGTGACGATATCGAGGGTGTTCATGCGCGGATTGAGGGAGGAGAGCGGATCCTGAAAAACGATCTGAATCCTACGCCGCAACGACCGCAGTTGTCTTCCGGACAACGCCGCCAGTGATTTCCCTTCCACGAGAACCTCGCCGGCATATATTTTTTCCAGGCCCATGAGCGTTCTTCCCAGCGTGCTCTTGCCGCAGCCCGATTCCCCCACCAGTCCCAGGGTTTCGCCTCTGGCGACAAAAAAGGAAACCCCGTCGACGGCCCGCACGTGCCCCACGGTTCTTGCCAACACGCCGTGCCGGATGGGAAACCAGGTTTTGAGATCCTTCACTTCCACTATGTTGGCGCTTTTATTCATAGGGATGACACTCTTTTTTTCTCGACGTCGAGGGTTATACCGATTGCCGCAAGTCTATTCCGTAATAGAGGCACGCCATTCGAAACGTTTTTCTGACAACCGCTCTACACAAACAGCAGACGCCGGCAGAGCCGGCGGTTTGTGAAGGGAGTTACCGCTTTCCCCTCGCCAATTCGCCGGCGAGAAAACAGGCCGCCGCATGTCCCTCGGAAACCCTCTTAAAATCGGGCGTCTCCTGCGCACAGCGGTCAAAGGCCATTGGGCAGCGGTCCCGGAAGCGACAGCCTGAAAGGTAGCTGCCCGGGCCGGGCACACTGCCGGCAATCGCCTCCAATCTTTCCCCGCTCCCGTTGCCGAGCCGGGGAATTGACTTTAAAAGCCCGCGCGTGTAGGGATGGGCCGGTTTTGTAAATATGTCTTCCGTGCCGCCGCTTTCCACGATCCGCGAGGCATACATCACCACAACACGATCGCACATATCCCACACCACCCCCATGTCGTGGGTGATCAGAAGGATGGACGTCTTTTCCTGCTTCATCTCTGCGATCAAGCTGAATATCTGGGCCTGGATGGTCACGTCCAGGGCGGTCGTCGGCTCGTCCGCAATAATTAGGTCCGGCGACTGCATCAATGCCATAGCGATCATGATGCGCTGCTGCATGCCCCCGGAAAGCTGGTAGGGATAGGCTTGCAGCCGTTGGGCGGCATCCGGAATCCTGACTTTTTCCAGCCATTTTTCAGATTCGCCCAGGGCCCTTTTCATCGGCATGTTGTCATGGATACGCAGGACCTCGGCCATTTGCCGCCCGACCTTCTGCAGCGGTGAAAGAGCCGAAAGGGGTTCCTGAAAGATCATGCTGATATCCCTGCCCCTGATACGCCGCATCTCCCGCTTGTCGACCTTCAAGAGGTCCCTGTCCTTGAATAAGACACGCCCGCTGTCGATGGAGCCCGGGGGGGATGGAATCAGGCGCATCATGCTCAGAGCGGTCACCGATTTCCCGCAGCCGGACTCACCGACAATGCCCAGGACCTCGCCGTAACCGATGTGGAAGGAAACACCGTCTACGGCGTTGAACCGCCCTTCGTCGGAAGGAAAGGATACACGCAGGTTGTCAACACTGATCAGTTTGTCGGACACTTGCCGTTCCTTATTTATCTGCTTTAAACCTTGTCACTTATGTAGAACCTGTGGTCGGTAGTCAATTTCTGTCAAGTCCTGATGAAAAATTGTCAATTTACAAGTGAACACCGAGCACAGACTCCCGTTCTAACCTTCTTTCCTTCTTACTTTCTCTCTTCCTCTGGCATTCTGCCTCCAAGTCATTCCAGCCGGGTGTACTGCTTGGGATCATAGGCATTGCGAATGCCTTCACCCACGAAGACACCCAGCAACATCACCAGAAAAAGCGCCAGCGACGGGTAGAGGATCAGCCACCAGGCCCAACGGTACTGTTGCGCCTGGAAAAGAAGCTCCCCCCAGCTGGGT harbors:
- a CDS encoding ABC transporter ATP-binding protein: MNKSANIVEVKDLKTWFPIRHGVLARTVGHVRAVDGVSFFVARGETLGLVGESGCGKSTLGRTLMGLEKIYAGEVLVEGKSLAALSGRQLRSLRRRIQIVFQDPLSSLNPRMNTLDIVTEGMIQFGLLDGDREAVAGKLMAEVGLSADMIYRYPHEFSGGQRQRINIARAVSLKPDFIVCDEPVSALDVSVQAQIINLLLDLRKKYGLAYLFISHDLSVVSHISHRVAVMYLGKIVEYGRTAAVIQQPRHPYTRALVDAIPVPGSHRREKIVLSGSMPSPANPPPGCPFHPRCPEAMAVCRTRYPAESGDEERRVRCHLY
- a CDS encoding ABC transporter ATP-binding protein, whose translation is MSDKLISVDNLRVSFPSDEGRFNAVDGVSFHIGYGEVLGIVGESGCGKSVTALSMMRLIPSPPGSIDSGRVLFKDRDLLKVDKREMRRIRGRDISMIFQEPLSALSPLQKVGRQMAEVLRIHDNMPMKRALGESEKWLEKVRIPDAAQRLQAYPYQLSGGMQQRIMIAMALMQSPDLIIADEPTTALDVTIQAQIFSLIAEMKQEKTSILLITHDMGVVWDMCDRVVVMYASRIVESGGTEDIFTKPAHPYTRGLLKSIPRLGNGSGERLEAIAGSVPGPGSYLSGCRFRDRCPMAFDRCAQETPDFKRVSEGHAAACFLAGELARGKR
- the purB gene encoding adenylosuccinate lyase; translated protein: MTNTLTPLSAISPVDGRYRRATEPLAAYFSEQALIRHRAMVEVEYFIALCEIPLPQLARFPHDRYAPLRQIIADFSDEDALRVKAIEKETNHDVKAVEYFLKEAFDRLGTGAFSEFIHFGLTSQDVTNTAAPLCLKAAWENILKPGLESILEWMKAMAHEWRDVVMLARTHGQPASPTSMGKEIFVFADRLTGQLALTEHIPFAAKFGGATGNFNAHYAAYPEIDWIGFADRFVNRTLGLKRSAVTTQIEPYDHLGALFDNLKRINTILIDFCRDIWTYIAFDYFKQKIKAGEVGSSTMPNKVNPIDFENAEGNFGVANALFEHLSAKLPISRMQRDLTDSTVMRNIGVPIGHTLIGIKSVQRGCGKLILNATAIDNDLDNQWAVVAEGIQTILRREGYPKPYEALKALTRTHARIDRKTLAAFIDGLDLSQEIKRELKAITPKTYTGRYNY
- the xth gene encoding exodeoxyribonuclease III, which codes for MRIVSWNVNGIRAAVKKDFKGSLSAMQADILCIQETKAQDRQVQEALADIGGYHIYSNSAVKKGYAGTAVLTKRAPTAVRLGMGMEAHDQEGRVIAMDFDAFLLVTVYTPNSGSELKRLEYRRQWDADFLLYLKGLASEKPVIACGDFNVAHRPIDLARPEPNYNKTAGYMQAEIDGMDNLLASDFIDAYRYKNPTTVKYSWWSYRAAARKKNIGWRIDYFLVSPELTAAIAGADMLNDVMGSDHCPVRLDVDIER